AATTATACTGATGCTTAAGAGATGTCTTAAAAAATTATTTCTCAGCAGCAGAATATCTgtaaggattaaaaaaaaaaaaaagacctgcgCTCTAACTCAAAGTGGAATGTTGTAAGGCAGAAAACAATTAGAATGCACTTGTGGATAAGGTGTAAGAAGACATAAACTTTTCTTAAAGCCCCTTGAGCAGTCTGGGTTCTGTAATATAAGCTACATTTGCAGAAATAATCCACAACAGTCGATGGAATCCTGCTGGATGAGACGCAGTCACCTCCAAAGGCTGTGCCCCTCCAAACACGGCCCGTCACCAGCTGGAACGGCCTGGTAGAGATCTCCTGGCCAGCTCCGGCTACACCGATGATGACACTTTCCCCCCATCCTTTGTGGCAGGCCTCCAGAGCAGCTCTCTGAAATTGTAACATGTTTTGTCTCACTTAtgtcaatttatttttttttatttaataaatgtttgcatttttggaTTTAAACTGAAGTTCTTGTTCATTTACCAAAATTTTAGGGATCAAATCCTGCAAAAATAACTTATGCTGCTTAACTGAATATGATTATTGAGCCCTATTCTAAACAAATGATTTAGTATTTGTGATATTGATGATGACTGCTATGATCTACAGTGTAGTATAGATGCtattgaaaaaaatccaaaataattCATACCATGATTTGCACATTTCCAATGCACTCAAAAGAGTAGTCGACCCCCCCATCAgtcatctccaccagcacctcctGGATGGGCCTGCTGTGGTCTTTGGGGTTGATAAACTCAGTAGCACCAAACTCCTTGGCCTTTTCAAACTTTGCTGGGTTGATGTCCACGCCGATGATCCTAGTTGCCCCAGCAACCTTGCAGCCCATAATAACAGCCAAGCCAACAGCTCCAAGACCAAAAATAGCACAGGTGGAACCAGGCTCAACCTGGATGTAAAAAAGAAGAATATCAAACTAAAGACACTGCTGTTTTTtatatgatggatggatggatggatagataacACAGCTATAACTTCCTGTAGTTTTACATACAGCACACTTTGTACTGCAAATTCTTTTCAATATATGTAAATGTTAAACATTGCTATCAGGTGCTGCTCTTTTCCTACTAAGACAGTGAAAAATTATCACAAAAAGTAAACAAACATAAGAACTTGAGCAGAATCTTTTGGCATTGTCATTAGTTTTACATCCGAATACCTGAACCAGGTGAACAGGAAAAACTGCTAATTAAGACAAATCCCTCATCCTCTTGTGTTAAAATATGTGCATACAGCCAAAGGGAGACAACTCATTTAAAAGGACTCTAACAAGatgcaaagcaaataaaatgtcCCTGCAGCCATTGAAGGAAAGACCTGATGGTCCAACACCTGCGACACTCACCTTGGCAGTATTAAGTGCAGCGCCATATCCAGTAGAAATACCACATCCAAGGAGGCAGACTTTATCCAGCGGAGCCTTCTCGTTCACTTTGGCCAGAGAGATGTCAGCCACAACGGTGTACTCGGAGAATGTGCTGGTTCCCATGAAGTGAAACAGTTGCTTTCCCTTGCAAGTGAAGCGTGAAGTCTTGTCAGGAAGCAGGCCCTGGCCTTGCGTTATTCTGCAGAGTGCAAGCATGGGGAACTGATGATTTCTTTTCATGTACATGTgatgaaactgaactgctgtaaaACTTCAGAGAAGGGTATGAAGAATTCTCACACCGGTGATGACTGAGCTTTGATTTTCCTAACCCGAGGGTAGCTGCCTTTGGCTACGAGTTCGAGTTtcaacctaaaaaaaaaaataacaagctAACAGCAAAGGAGGGATGCATAAATTACCTAATTTTCTGGCAAAGGTTGGTCTTGGGGTTTTTGCAGAATTTGCATTCACCACACTGAGGCACATACAAAGGTATGACAGTATcaccttttttggggggggaaagacagaaataaaggcCTTGCAAAACAGGCTTTTGATTGAACAGATTTTAACTGTTGCAAGATTTTCATACCTTGCTTGAACTTGGTGACACCCTCACCAACACTTTCAACGGTTCCTGCGCCTTCATGGCCCAAAATAACAGGGAAGAGGCCCTCAGGGTCACTACCACCCAGAGTGTAAGCATCAGTATGACACACCCCTGTGGCAAAGACCTGAACACACAAAATGGTTTGAAATGGAGGCAATTGTAAAATATGCACGACCTCAtgaattttctttcctttcgGAATTTATTTTAAGCCGTATTTGTGTGGGTGATTTGGAGTCCAAGTCTTGGACTTTTGCTATACCTTGATCCTGACTTCATGGGCCTTTGGCGGAGCTACTTCCACCTCCTCTATGGAGAGAGGCTTCCCAGGTTCCCAGGCAACAGCTGCCTTGCACTTGATCACCTGAGAGCCAAGTAGAttgggggaaaagaaaaggtaGTGAGTTCAACAACGCCGAAGCTGCTCAAACGGAGCTGCAACAATCATTACCCCACTGGTGCAACAGCAGCCGAGCACTGACGGAGCTTTAGCAGCTCCAGGCTGCACTTTGAACCTGAGCCAAACTTAGGGAAAACTCGAGAGTTGAACTAGACTTCTAGTTCACAAACAGACAATGGTGCAGACAATAAAATCTATCCATCTAAAAACGAGCTGGATTATATGACGCTTTTGTCTAGCGGACATAAAAATCAACTTCGTTATGGCGCATAGGTCATTAAACCCAGGATCGCGTGCTAAGCTACAGAAAAGAACTAAATGTGGCAACTAAAAACACACGCATTCGCACACTCAATCTGCAGCAAAGATGCaaaaattaaatttgtcaaaGTAACGCTGGTGGGAATTTCTCCTACCTTTCCAACTGTCTCCATGTCCAATCCGCCAGCACGAGAGGGTAGAGCTCCGCGCGACCGGAAAGGAAATAACCTACTGACCAATCAGAAACGACGACTCGAGTGTTGCGCAATACGTAAAGCCTGACGTCAGAGATTCAAAATCTACTATTGATCGTGGATCTGTGCTTTCCtaaaaatctaaatctaatATTCCCTCACTCATGTTGTATCATTGTTTATATTGTGATGGTTCTTCATTCAAACAGTTGTAATAGagaaatctatttaaaaaagaCTTCACTGATTTCTATTGTGTAGATGTTTTAGAAAAAAAGTTATCAAAGTGACAAAATTCACACACTTAAATATGGTTGTAAAAACACAGTCAAAAACATTACAGGCCAAATCAAAATTAATGTAATATTTGGTAAGAAAAAACATTGCATAAAATTAGAATGACATgcctattttcttttcttaaatttATTAGACACAGTAATAAAGAAAGCAACAATATTATTCTAGAGGTTTAACAAATTGTGGACATGAACATTTTTTCAAAGGCATTTATGAAGTTTTATGAGGAGCTGTCTTGTCAGAAAATTTGTACATGGCACATTGTTGCTATCTTATACACACTGTCGTTCACGCACActtgacacacacgcacgacccttttaaataaaataatcaggatCTGTCACATTCAAACCtggtacaaaaaaaaaaaaaatcgcaaCTCAGTCTTAGAAAAAGTAAATATCCTGAGGCCCACAGGTCACCTGTTGGAAAATGTGTTGTTTGCAGATGATAATGGAACGATACAGATCATCACGGCCACATCATCTTCCACCTGCAGGTCACAAAATAATATATTCACTCTGAGGTTAAGACAAATATCCATCTAAAGAGCActagaaaaaaagaagaaacctctGAATCcacgtcctccacctcctcctcttcctcctctaaaGCCACCACCACGGCCGCCTCCAAACCCTCCGCCACGGCCACCTCCAAAGCCGCCGCCACGGCCACCTCCAAAGCCGCCGCCACGGCCTCGAAAGCCGCCTAATTATaacaaatgtttgcttttaaaatgatttattttacaTGATATAAACTACAACTTCATCTTCACAACTATAGAGACGATCAGTCGGACTTAGATTGCTTAAATGTCTCACCTCCACGACCACCACCCCTTCCCCCACCTCGACCTCCTCTTGGTGGACCCTTCTCTCCAGGTGGCCTAGGGAGGAACCTTTGCAGTGGGAGAAGCTTCATTGGATCTATAAAAAACTAAAATGACAAATTTATACATACAGATAGAAAAAATAGGGTGAAAATTAAActattgtactttttttttaccttctgcATTTTCTTAAAAGATGACGCCTTCATGTTTTCAGAAAGTTTGACTGAAAAATACTGCATGGTTGGTTAAGGTTTTTTCTATCATTTTACACAGataataaaacagctatttAAATTCTCATTTGTTTTAAGATTTCTGTCATTAAATCAAGGATACAAAGTCCCGCAGCTGGCCAAATATTTCATCCACCTTCCCAATTTGTTCCTTGTTTTCCAGATATACCGGTGCATTGAAATAGGGAACTTTGTTCTCCTCTGTTGTACATTTACATACAATGTCATCTTCACATGGATGCATGAACTCTCCAAGTGCTGCAGAGTAGAAAAGACAAAGAACAACATATTCtattttaaatatcaaaacacgTCTTGATCTTTACTGTGCAACACGTTTAAAACAGGACATCAAAACCTGACAAATGACATTGAAATAGAGAAACTACAACACCGCGCACAAACAGCAGATGGTGCCATTTGGTTTAAATATTAGTGCATTTACGAGAGTAAGGATAAGGAGCAAAGGATGGATGCTgtttatacatatattttttttaataaacatgcTATCATACGAATGTGACACACTAAAATGATGCTATATTTAATACTGTATACTATGGATTTGCATGAATTATTGAAATGATTGTATTCATTCCAACACGGGGAACAAGCTTATTTTCCCCTGTCCAACATGACCCTAATCCATGAAAACGCAGCACACAGGTTTGGTAAAGTTCAGCTTGACTTTACAACCTTTAGCACTTCCCATTGCATGCATCGTGCTTGTTTAGTGCAATTCTAATCCTATCACTGAGATTAAGTAAGGATCTTTTACACATCTCTGTAAGACTACCAACAACTTACCGACAACGTATTCTGGTGGACCATAGTCTTGCTGCCTATTAAAACCGCCTCTGCCTCCACCCCGTCCAAATCCTCCACCACCTCTAAAACCGCCGCCTctacctccaccacctcggttaaatcctccacctcttccaccACCCCGTCCACCTCCTCTGAAAGACATCTCTATTCAAGCCCTGTagaaagacaaaaggaaaacaatgttCACAAGAAGGCAAAAGTTAGACCACTGTGGAATTAGCATCAATGCATACATGTTAACGTTAGCTAGTAACATGCTATCAAAGTTTCCATTCATAATTATAACATTACGTGGCAATTCCTTCACAAATCAAAAGGTTGCTCACGCACTTGTAATGTATAGTAAATAGTGCATCACACGTTTTCTACACGCAGTTAAAATAACTAACTTATTAAAGTCGATCTGCTAGCCGTTGGTATTTACTCCTGTGGACTTCCATGTGATGACAACACGTGTGACCAGTGGCTGTCGTAAAGTTGTCTTCTAGTGTCGCAAATCGTCGTAAAATCAAATCTTAAAGAAACAGCTGCCGTTAAAAcgaacaaaataacaaaaatacagtatatgtgttGTCTCCGAAACTCGCCTCAGCCGTGCTTAAAAAAGGACCCACAATATAGtaataaatatttgtattttattgaaaGGCAGCCAGACGTCTTCGGAAACCAGTAATCAATGACGACAAATAGTCAGGTAAGGGCAATAAATACTTGTTTGACGTATTTTAGTGTATACTGTTCATGTACTCTAATAATAAAAGTTAATTATATGCATGTAATCTAATGCATAAGTTAAAATGTTGCTGCCCAAATTGTGACGAACATTTCTGAGTGCTGTTTACCGGATAAAGAGCAGCTTTGAGTGATCACAATAATATCACCCAGCACTGTTTTAATTTCTCTTAGGTGATCAAATGCAAAGCAGCAGTTGCATGGGGGCCCGGGAGGCCTCTTTGCATTGAGGAGGTAGAGGTAGCCCCACCAAAAGCCCATGAAGTCCGGATCAAGGTGTGCTGCAGCCAAAAATGGTCTACAGAGCAGTAAAAGTGTAATTAGTAAACTAGATAACTTCCCAAGATAACATCCCACTGTTTTCTCCATACATTGGCTTTATAACATTTGTattgttcatgtttttaatGATATGCATGCAAATTGTTTGTACAGATCATTGCTACAAGTGTGTGCCATACAGACAGTGAATACCTGCATCAGATCAACAAAGCTCTCAAGTTTAGGCCGTTCCCATCAGTTCTCGGCCACGAAGCAGCAGGGATAGTAGAGAGCGTCGGACCGGAAGTTGGCAAATTTTCTCCCGGTGCGTCATTCAGCCCACAACATGATTTGGCTTTCTGTTTCCTGAGCCCCTTACCCCCAACGATGTCTAACCAAAATGTGTCTATTGTGCCGTTGCACCATTTTATAGGTGACAAAGTTATTCCTCTGTTTCTGCCACAGTGTGATGAATGTGAACGATGCAAGAGTTCCAAAACAAATCACTGCAAGAAGAACTGGTGATTCCACTGTCACATGCACATACGTTTATACATATTACTATATACATATTACTTTTATGAAAGAGTAGGGTATTTACATGGTCATTAAATTACGACTTTAAAATTACCTTTTCATACTTTATGATTATAATAATTACACTGATTAAATTAGTTCTGTTTTGTGGCTTTCAGGGCAAATACACAAGTGGGCGTCTTAGCTGATGGTACGAGCCGGATCTCCTGCATGGGGCAGCAGGTGTACCAGTTCTTGGGTGTCAGTTCCTTTTCCCAGTACACTGTGGTTCCTGATACCTCACTAGCAAAGATAAGAAATGACGCACCACTGGACAAAGTCTTTCTGCTGGGCTGTGGCGTCTCTACAGGTTATGGTGCTGCTATGAATGCAGCCAAGGTACTAAAATATCTGCCTCCAAAATGTGCTAAAATGAAGGTCAATGCATCACGTGTAGCTTTAAACCTGGCACTCAAAACAAGAGTAAAGCAAACAGATCTTGCCtgagaataaaatatgaaaTTATATTTTCTGAGAAGGTAAAATTATAATTAGTGAAATTAAGGAAAGCTGTATTTTACGTAGGTACATTTTTTTCAGTGATTCCGTACCTGCTGCCATTCAGGTTGAAAAAGACTCAGCGTGTGCTGTTTTTGGGCTCGGAGCTGTCGGACTGGCTGCCGTCATGGGCTGCCAGGCTGCAGGGGCCAGAAGAATCATCGGGGTCGACATCAACCCAGACAAGTTCGACAAAGCCAAAATGCTCGGCGCCGCTGAATGTGTGAATCCCAGAGATCACGTGAAGCCCATCCAGGAGGTTCTGGTGGAGATGACACATGGAGGGGTGGACTATGCCATTGAGTGTGTGGGAAGTCCGGCTGTCATGGTAGGGCACATTTTAAGTCTGTGAATGTATAAGTATGTGTAATCAACTTGCTGGTGTCCTAGAGAGCAGCGTTGGAGTCCACCAGAGATGcttggggggtgtgtgtgatcgCTGGTTGGACAGAAACCGAAGAAATGAATGTTTTGGTTGAAAAGCTCCTGATGGGACGAACGTTAAAGGGGACTTACTTTGGAGGTAGAAAAACAGTTAATTCATTCCTGATATCATTTTTAATAACAAAAGGAGGGATAGCTACCACCGTATTTCAGTGCACATCCACATATGATTTTGATGTAAAACAGTACAACCATCTTATTTTAAGGTTTGAAAGGTGTGCGGGATGTGCCCAAACTGGTGGACGCCTACATGAACAAAGAGCTGAAGCTGGATGAGTTCATCACTCATCGACTCCCACTGGATCAAATCAATGAGGCCTTTGACATGTTGAAACGAGGAGAAAGGTGAGATTTGATCGGTTTGTAGCTGCAAATGTAGTTGTCAGGAGGCATCTATGGGCTTTGAGCCCAAATTGCGCAaagatttaaattatttattcagATATATTGTGTTAAACTACAGCTAAAGGAAAATTATTATAGTTATcatggaataataataatgcacaTGTATAACAGTAATTCTCTTGAGTTTGAGTTTCTCACCTCTTTGAGCTGAACTCTGGGTTGTTAAACATTTTTATCCTTTGGAATTGTCTAAAAAATTGTTAAAAATTAATGATTCTGTATGGTGACTATCTTGACTCTTtcctctgttgtgtttgtttttagcatcCGCGCAGTTATCAGTCTGTGGCCTGAAGACTAACCTGAGGCTCCATCCCTTTATGATTGTTCACCGCCTTTAACTTGTAGCAATTATATCTtcgtccactagatggcagtccTACaccaaataaaagcttttaagCGTCTGTTTCCAACTTTTATCTAAGTTTCAAGGATACGTTTGACTGCATTCTGATACAAATTAAATTCTGATCATGTGTGATCGTTTTGTTGTCCTTTATAATGAAATTGCACTTGTTTTATCAAGTACAATGTGCTGCTAGTGCTTTTGTAACATCCTGTCAAATATaaacatctgcatttatttCACTTGGCGGCTACTCTGATTGTGGTTCTGATATCATGTGTAAACTGGAATTAAACACCTTGTATGTATAGAAGACGGGGTATAAACAGGAACCAAATGGGCAAATCTGTCCTTGGCCAGGAAGGATATTTGCTTCATGTGGTCATGCTTACCAAATTTCATCCCTGGTAATATTATATATTGATTTAAATAGAGTCTACAAATTGAGATGGGCTAAAACAACAGTTGGGAGCCATCAGGAGGAGACAAAGGCTTCTTCTACACGGTGAAGAAGCACTTATTGAAGTCCCAATTGGATCCGATTTGCCAATTCtccctgcttttccatcttatATTAAAGAAGAGCTGTTCCTTTCATACTGACCTCTTTTACCTGCAGGCCATCAATCACAGATTATACGTAGAACCCCGAAGTCTCTGAAAGCAACATGGAAAGCTGAATGACGAtcaaaagaggaggaagacaggtTTTGGCAGGTGGCGGCTGGACGGCGGCCTCATCTGTAAACGTTGGACATGTTCTCTGATTTATAAGGCTTTGGTGGGGACATGTGTCTGACTCTGGGTCTCATATATGGGAAAACCATCCACAGCAGGGACCTTCCGCTCCCACCCTGACCTCCCAAACCTCTCGAACTGTCACAACATTTTGTAACTGATCCCAGGACAGCCCGTCTGAGTTACAACTCCAGCGTTTTATACGTTTCGGACTCACATGCCTTTGAATGGTCGCGAACTATCAATTAAAAACAACTCTTTATTaactctttcatttttttcttcctcctgccaATAACTCTGTCACACCCAAGTAGAAGATGTTTGACAAATAACGTAAATGCCAGCTAAGGTAAATGTCACCACACAAATAAAAACGTGCCTGAGAGGAAAAAGTCAGAAAAAGCCGCCTTGTCATTCGCAATATTTAGATTGGGATCAAAAGATTTCTTCTTATTTATTAAGCTTTATTCctgtgtgacagacagatgaTGGCTAAAGAAAacctaaaaagaaaacagcaaaacaaaccagGCGTAGGCAACATCCTGCTGTGTTTGCTCGGTTTGAAATATACCACAAAGTATagacttttaaacatttgtaattGTGTTTGAGCTGATGTCAACAAATGATTTCTAGTGTCTTTAATTGGGTTGTTTATTGTGAATCTCCCTTTTCTCATTGTTCACGGTGATTTTCTTTCCTGAGATGATTGAAGCCAATGAAGTTGTGATTTTAAGCAGAACATTCGGGGGAATTTATTTCATTCTGGAGCCACACAATTTGGGCATAGTTGACTATGTTTATGACTACATTAAATCAGTAATGTCTGTTTGCTTTTTGTATGTGTAATTTCAATTATTATATAGTCTCAATGTTTCTGttaaatatggggggggggggggtatgatAAGAGGAACATTCAGGTAAATAAGTGAACAAAATACCATTAGCGGAATCAGAAATACTATATTTTTATAAGAAATCAATCTAGCAGCAAAAATACCCTAAATGACAAATATCTTCTCCGATAATTATGTTGTCACCACATTATTAAAGGTACGTATTTAAAGCAGGCCGTCAGTCGCCATGTTTgatatattacattttatttaaaaaaaaatcctgctaCATGCTGTGAATCTTCCAAAGAGCACTGTGGGTCACGGCACTGAAATATTTGTGGGACACAAGCTGTTGACCCCGGTGCCCTGCAGCTGCATCACGtgatgctctcctcctccaatcGCTGAGCGGCTTACATTAAGCCCAATCAACTGTGCCCACCTTTGTGTGCTGGAATGAAGTTGCAACAGAGAGACAACAAAGAATGGCATCAGACAGCCCACACAGTTATTACCACAGAGACACACCAATACACACAAGCACATCTGAAgggttgtctgtgtgtgtgtgtgtgtgtgtgtgtgtgacagcactaagctgctgttgtgttttgtctgacagcagcagtaaTGTAGTAATTGAGAGATTAGCTGCGAGGTGCTATCAGGGCGCTCCTTTGTTTGCTCTGCCTCATTGGCCATGCTGAAGGTTTCTCACACATCTGGGGCTGAGTCAAACGCTGCGGCATGAGATGACGTGCACTATTATGTACTACCGACAAATCTCATACC
This genomic stretch from Takifugu flavidus isolate HTHZ2018 chromosome 9, ASM371156v2, whole genome shotgun sequence harbors:
- the LOC130531206 gene encoding alcohol dehydrogenase class-3 isoform X1 → METVGKVIKCKAAVAWEPGKPLSIEEVEVAPPKAHEVRIKVFATGVCHTDAYTLGGSDPEGLFPVILGHEGAGTVESVGEGVTKFKQGDTVIPLYVPQCGECKFCKNPKTNLCQKIRITQGQGLLPDKTSRFTCKGKQLFHFMGTSTFSEYTVVADISLAKVNEKAPLDKVCLLGCGISTGYGAALNTAKVEPGSTCAIFGLGAVGLAVIMGCKVAGATRIIGVDINPAKFEKAKEFGATEFINPKDHSRPIQEVLVEMTDGGVDYSFECIGNVQIMRAALEACHKGWGESVIIGVAGAGQEISTRPFQLVTGRVWRGTAFGGWKSVESVPKLVEDYMNKKLKVDEFVTHNLPFEKINEAFDLLHEGKCIRTVLTF
- the LOC130531206 gene encoding alcohol dehydrogenase class-3 isoform X2, whose product is MKSGSRSLPQGCVILMLTLWVVVTLRASSLLFWAMKAQEPLKVLVRVSPSSSKCGECKFCKNPKTNLCQKIRITQGQGLLPDKTSRFTCKGKQLFHFMGTSTFSEYTVVADISLAKVNEKAPLDKVCLLGCGISTGYGAALNTAKVEPGSTCAIFGLGAVGLAVIMGCKVAGATRIIGVDINPAKFEKAKEFGATEFINPKDHSRPIQEVLVEMTDGGVDYSFECIGNVQIMRAALEACHKGWGESVIIGVAGAGQEISTRPFQLVTGRVWRGTAFGGWKSVESVPKLVEDYMNKKLKVDEFVTHNLPFEKINEAFDLLHEGKCIRTVLTF
- the gar1 gene encoding H/ACA ribonucleoprotein complex subunit 1 isoform X1 translates to MSFRGGGRGGGRGGGFNRGGGGRGGGFRGGGGFGRGGGRGGFNRQQDYGPPEYVVALGEFMHPCEDDIVCKCTTEENKVPYFNAPVYLENKEQIGKVDEIFGQLRDFYFSVKLSENMKASSFKKMQKFFIDPMKLLPLQRFLPRPPGEKGPPRGGRGGGRGGGRGGGFRGRGGGFGGGRGGGFGGGRGGGFGGGRGGGFRGGRGGGGGRGFRGGR
- the gar1 gene encoding H/ACA ribonucleoprotein complex subunit 1 isoform X2; translated protein: MSFRGGGRGGGRGGGFNRGGGGRGGGFRGGGGFGRGGGRGGFNRQQDYGPPEYVVALGEFMHPCEDDIVCKCTTEENKVPYFNAPVYLENKEQIGKVDEIFGQLRDFYFSVKLSENMKASSFKKMQKFFIDPMKLLPLQRFLPRPPGEKGPPRGGRGGGRGGGRGGGFRGRGGGFGGGRGGGFGGGRGGGFGGGRGGGFRGGRGGGGGRGR
- the LOC130531205 gene encoding alcohol dehydrogenase class-3-like isoform X1, which encodes MTTNSQVIKCKAAVAWGPGRPLCIEEVEVAPPKAHEVRIKIIATSVCHTDSEYLHQINKALKFRPFPSVLGHEAAGIVESVGPEVGKFSPGDKVIPLFLPQCDECERCKSSKTNHCKKNWANTQVGVLADGTSRISCMGQQVYQFLGVSSFSQYTVVPDTSLAKIRNDAPLDKVFLLGCGVSTGYGAAMNAAKVEKDSACAVFGLGAVGLAAVMGCQAAGARRIIGVDINPDKFDKAKMLGAAECVNPRDHVKPIQEVLVEMTHGGVDYAIECVGSPAVMRAALESTRDAWGVCVIAGWTETEEMNVLVEKLLMGRTLKGTYFGGLKGVRDVPKLVDAYMNKELKLDEFITHRLPLDQINEAFDMLKRGESIRAVISLWPED
- the LOC130531205 gene encoding alcohol dehydrogenase 1-like isoform X2, coding for MKSGSRCAAAKNGLQSSKSIIATSVCHTDSEYLHQINKALKFRPFPSVLGHEAAGIVESVGPEVGKFSPGDKVIPLFLPQCDECERCKSSKTNHCKKNWANTQVGVLADGTSRISCMGQQVYQFLGVSSFSQYTVVPDTSLAKIRNDAPLDKVFLLGCGVSTGYGAAMNAAKVEKDSACAVFGLGAVGLAAVMGCQAAGARRIIGVDINPDKFDKAKMLGAAECVNPRDHVKPIQEVLVEMTHGGVDYAIECVGSPAVMRAALESTRDAWGVCVIAGWTETEEMNVLVEKLLMGRTLKGTYFGGLKGVRDVPKLVDAYMNKELKLDEFITHRLPLDQINEAFDMLKRGESIRAVISLWPED